The following DNA comes from Mya arenaria isolate MELC-2E11 chromosome 11, ASM2691426v1.
GCCTTTGGATACTGTtcttgatgattttttttctgatgtaTTTCACTATTTTGCATTTTGACTTCATCTTTTTTCATCTccttattaatattcatattcatttatcacgcctccaacataaatgacgcatcATTGGTCAAGGACTGGTCACCGCACGGTGATCCCATACTTTTctatattgggtcaccaaatttatatcgtaccaaaatggcatCTATTTTCTGATTCTGGTGAATATtctgataaataaatgaaacatttgaacagataACAGGTTGttgacatgatatatatatgttacggggttagtaggtgatcCGATATGGGATGTACCACAGGGGCAGGGTGTATTGTTTTGACACAATCCTTTTACCATGCCCCTCCcccttcgatttttttttattaactgtTACTAATgataactataaaaaaaataattgttcttttatCTTTGAAACCTAAGAGAAACCATTTATCTATCACGATACCTGTAAAATTGACGAAACCTAAACATGTTTGCAGGGTTtctcaccagaatatgttcagaatatgttcaaaaccttgtagCTTTTAAGACACAATTTTAATCTCAGATAATGAAAGCTGTGTAGATGTGCTATCAGTAAGAACTAAATATGGGAAGAACTCTTCCCGCTTTGTGGCCAGTCAGGTATTGAACAGCCTCCCGAAGGAAATAAATTGCTCAAAAAACTACCTGGAATTTGTAAGGCTGATCTGCACCTGGACTGGTGCTTCTTACCTTAGGTGCAAATAAtcttttataacttaaaatgaGAAGAAATTGAGAATTATTAGGTGTTTCACTGagtatcttttatcatttgtcTACACAGAAAAGGTGTTTTGTTTCCATTGGGATAGCCTACATCCACTGGACAAGATGTGGCATTTAAATACCAGAAAAGATTTCAGCAggcattttgaatatgaataaaaattatcaaattgaaTAACAAGGACTAATCTCTGTTTATGACTGtttcaaatttacatattattaaCATCTGTCCAACACATACAtctatttgtgtgtgtttttgtggcAGGTGATTATTAAGGTGTTACAATTTGgcattttcaattaacattcttacacagtggtaggtgctgatattgtcaggacGGTGGCCGTGCAGAAATTTGGATGGTTACCTGTAGGTAGGGATTGATCTATGCATAGGAGAAACCATGCCTTTGTACAGtactgtttctgataatatcagcaaaatctagtagtatttaaattacatgataaattaaGTACCTCCTCTTAGCAATACTTTCCAAAGATTATTCCTAGCaaagtaaattaattataatatttcaaccAACTTCACATCACCCTGCTGTAATCCCATGTACATaatgctacttacaattttgcctttttaaatgtatacgatCATCCTTAATTTATACTCTTGaaaaaacttacattttacaGAGGTATGTCAAATAGGTCGTACAGCCAGGAATACTACCGGTTGTTGATGTTACCACTGTATACAGTGCTCTAATCCATCTTACTTCTTGTAATTGaatgaatatattaagaaacagcctttttaaatacttgttccaatattGTACCTATTTAAAACTAGATGCTTTTATTTTCTAGGTCACCAGCTTTTagttatgttttgtatatttcttattatatatatatatataaaaaagaagatTGTTGTATCTCGTATCTTGAAGCAGTTAGAGAGATTTTTGGTGAatttttcaactattttctttttgaatggagtctttatatatttttgcttttatttgtcACTTTTATTCAATCAGTgataaataacttgttttgttgATTGCTGGCACCATACCACTAATTATCTTAAACAGGAAGACCAACTTTGCCTGTTTTGGGTGATCTTGGAGACTGTCTAAATCTAGTTTCATGTTTGTACTTAGCATTCCTGTGACACAACCATCATCCCATGAGGAATAGTACTTTGCATTGTGCTCTTAGCCAGGCAAACTAAATCAGAAATGAAACTTCTACATACATATGTTGCAGGTCTACCTTAAAGCAGACCAATGTCACATAACAATAAAATAGCCGTCTTTTGCAAGTCGATGAAgttgcattaaaaataatagacatgtccGTGCTCTAACTGGAGATGCTTTTGTCCAATCCTAAACTACATTTTTGTTGCAGGCTTGAGCCATGGAAGGAGAGACTGCCATAGAAAAGTCTGTGAGGGAATTTGTGTTTGCCAAAATTCAAGAGCAAGTTTGGTTGGATGTTGCAAAGAGCAACACAATATGTGTCCAATCACGCGCCAGACAGGGTTCCACTGCTCTTGCCATGTTTTGGCTGAGAGTTTTAAGACACAAGAACAATTACCCGATGCCCAAATACCCTTACAAGGAGGTTTATGATAAACAAGGCACAAACAAGGTAACATGTCATTGCACTTgggtgtacatgtatttcaacatTTGTACAAAGATTTCTGATACATTGATGACTTAAATGGCATAAAGCATGATATGCAATTACTAAATGTAATACATTATCAAGCTCCATAACATTCAATGATGACAttgttggaattgaaattaaaggtaaaaaatatcaatgaaatgaATAGAAAATAATTACCCTTTTTGAAAACTCTTGTAGAAATCCATGAAATGTTCTCATACAGCTCAggcataataaaacaaataattatgtaaaacttGGAGCTGGTTgcttggaaaaaaaacacacaaaaatgctgtaaacttttatttttaaactttatttacatCATGTATGATGATATCCCTCTTTTCAGGTGATTCTGAAAGTTgacagtataaaaataacaacccTGATGCGATGTGGCACCCTGATAATGCAGGGCTCTTGGGTTTTAGAGTGGTTCCTAAACACTTTCCCCACAATCATTGAGGCGTATGATGCCCCAGAGCGTGTTCGGTCCGAGCCCTCCACAGTCTACAAGCAGTACACAGAGAGCTGGAAAACTCTGCAGGAGAGTGATGCACTACGCAAAGGTAAGTTCTgaggtgtgttttgttttagttgcCTTTTACCGTACATGTTTTCCATATCCAGAATTTTGACATGAGTGTATCTGAATCACAGGTGAGATATTGAGGGTGAAAATAAACGTTGATAACAGTACTTATTCACTGACTTTTACAGACTGCTTGGCGTATGATCAGATCTTAGTAATAAGAAGTTAAGCTGTTGAAGTCTGTTTCAAAGAATAAGATAAAGGACAACTTCTAGAGGtagtaaaattaaaaagtaaacataattgcgtataatatttcatgtttttatgaGTAAGTATACAAATAGATAGATTTGATAATATGTTCTGTCCATAAAAATTCACTCAGTTCATCAtgaatgtttgaattattttgagACAGTTTTgcttacattttaaaaaagattttgttATGACAGATATTTGTTTCAACACTAGCCATCTGATTTAGGTTAAAATCATTCAAGTCTGCAGGACTTGTGTTATTGTACGATGATACAGTTCAGATTTTTTTACAGCTGAAACAGACAGAGAGGAGAGAATTAGAGAAGATCGCTCCCTGGAGATCTTGGAGGACAGAGAAAATATCATTCAGACTGATACAGCCAAAGCTTATGATAGAATGAAGGAAGACAAAGGTATTATGTGGCACTTGTTGACATGATGAGTAAATCATTTAGCATCAAATACGAAATGGTTAATGAATTGTACTGCTGAGACTTGATGGAGAGATTTGTGTTGGTTTCACTTATTTCTTTTAGCTTGATTATAATGGAAGCAGATTCAGTAAAAATACCAGCAGTGAGATGAACATGTTATTTTACCAAAACGCTTAAAAAAACACGCATCAAATATAAATCCTTGGTAAAAATTGATCTTATGTATTGGAAGCTGAATATACTAGTATAAACAATAGGAAACACAAAGGAAGTTTCCAACCTTGCTAAATCATACTTAAAGACCTTAGTTTTTCAGACCCAAGTAGGTGAgcaataattttcattaaatgggttttataaaatagcaaaaattaTCAGGTTACTTAAAGATGGGAAAGTTGCCAGGTGAGCGACAACTGGTTCAAGCAATAGTCTTTAAGTTATAAGAGTCTCTATgtagtgaaaataatacaacattatgTGACTGTTGTAGAGACTCGTATAAAGAAGCTGCGACAGGCTGTAGAGGCGGCAGCAGAGGAGTCCCGAGAGGAATTGGAACTGATGACCCTTAATGTGGTATGTTATCCCGCCAGAATGTAATACTGACATGTGGTATGTTACCCCGCCACATTGTAATACTGACATGTGGTACGTTACCCCGCCACATTGTAATACTGACATGTGGTACGTTACACCGCCACATTGTAATACTGACATGTGGTACGTTACCCCGCCACATTGTAATACTGACATGTGGTACTTTACCCCGCCACATTGTAATACTGACATGTGGTACGTTATCCCGCcacattgtaacactgacatgTGGTACGTTACCCCGCcacattgtaacactgacatgTGGTACGTTACACCGCcacattgtaacactgacatgTGGTACGTTACCCCGACACATCGTAACACTGACATGTGGTACGTTACCCCGCCACATCGTAATACTGACATGTGGTACGTTACACCGCCACATCGTAATACTGACATGTGGTACGTTACACCGCCACATTGTAATACTGACATGTGCGCCACATTGTAATACTGACATGTGGTACGTTACCCCAACACATTGTAATACTGACATGTGGTACGTTACCCCGATGTGGCGTTACCCCGCCACATCGTGACACTGACGTGTGGTACGTTACCCCGCCACATTGTGACACTGACGTGTGGTACGTTACCCCGCCACATCGTGACACTGACGTGTGGTACGTTACCCCGCCACATCGTGACACTGACGTGTGGTACGTTACCCCGCCACATCGTGACACTGACGTGTGGTAAGTTACACCGCCACATCGTGACACTGACGTGTGGTACGTTACACCGCCACATCGTAATACTGACATGTGGTACGTTACACCGCCACATCGTAATACTGACATGTGCGCCACATTGTAATACTGACATGTGGTACGTAACGTTACCCCGCCACATCGTGACACTGACGTGTGGTACGTTACCCCGCCACATCGTGACACTGACGTGTGGTACATTACCCCGCCACATCGTGACACTGACGTGTGGTACGTTACCCCGCCACATTGTAATACTGACATGTAGCATGTTTTTCCGCCACATCGTGACACTGACGTGTGGTACGTTACCCCAACACATTGTAATACTGACATGTGGTACGTTACCCCGATGTGGCGTTACCCCGCCACATCGTGACACTGACGTGTGGTACGTTACCCCGCCACATTGTGACACTGACGTGTGGTACGTTACCCCGCCACATCGTGACACTGACGTGTGGTACGTTACCCCGCCACATCGTGACACTGACGTGTGGTACGTTACCCCGCCACATCGTGACACTGACGTGTGGTAAGTTACACCGCCACATCGTGACACTGACGTGTGGTACGTTACACCGCCACATCGTAATACTGACATGTGGTACGTTACACCGCCACATCGTAATACTGACATGTGCGCCACATTGTAATACTGACATGTGGTACGTTACGTTACCCCGCCACATCGTGACACTGACGTGTGGTACGTTACCCCGCCACATCGTGACACTGACGTGTGGTACGTTACCCCGCCACATCGTGACACTGACGTGTGGTACGTTACCCCGCCACATTGTAATACTGACATGTAGCATGTTTTTCCGCCACATCGTGACACTGACGTGTGGTACGTTACCCCGCCACATCGTGACACTGACGTGTGGTACGTTACACCGCCACATCGTGACACTGACATGTGGTACGTTACACCGCCACATCGTAATACTGACATGTGGTACGTTACACCGCCACATTGTAATACTGACATGTGCGCCACATTGTAATACTGACGTGTGGTACGTTACCCCGCCACATCGTGACACTGACGTGTGGTACGTTACCCCGCCACATCGTGACACTGACGTGTGGTACGTTACCCCGCCACATCGTGACACTGACGTGTGGTACGTTACCCCGCCACATCGTGACACTGACGTGTGGTACGTTACCCCGCCACATTGTAATACTGACATGTAGCATGTTTTTCCTCCTTTTGTCATATTGACTTGTGGTGCAATTTCCTGCCCCTTTGTTTATATTAACAAGTGGTTCGTTATCCGTAATATTGACATGTGGTACTTAATCATTGACATGTCATACTGCCTCCTTTGTGATATTGAAAATAGTGTGGGGAACTGGTAGAGTTTCCTGATGCCCGACTTGCCAATAGTGAGTGGACTTCTGTAGTCTACAAAATCATTGTTTCATGTCAAATGGCTTTACTTGCCTATGACTTGAGATTGGGAAAAAAAGCCTTTCATCAAATACTGCTAACTGCTGCTTAAACCAGTAATACATCATACTCCCAGTGAAATTCCTTCGGtataaataaactgttatttagaaagagtatgttttttttgtgtgcagTCTGACAACTAccttatgatattttgtttcagtggCCAGTCGATGTTTTGGAGAGCCAGCTGAGGAAATTGCAGACATGCTGTGTTCGTGACGGCTCCACATACATCTACCGACTCTGGCGGTCCCTTCTGCACAACTGGCTTGCCGATCCTGATAGGAAGGTGTACATTGTCACCCCCTTTCTGGATGCCACCCGCCTCACCGACATCTGCAACATTGTCATACAGCACAGAATTGAGGCCAACCTAGACTCCATTTACGTCCGGCAAAAGTGTGATGAGAATGGTTTTGGTACCATTCAACAGGTTAAGAAACAGACATTGGATAAATATGATGCCAAAGAGCAGATGTACATTGAGTACAAGATCTTTTCAGCAATGATTTATCCTTTCAAAAGATTCCATGCCAAATTCATTGGATGTATGAAAGGAAATGAGGCAGAGGTCCTGAGTACCAGTGCCAATTTCCACGGTGATCACTTTGACTACAGCAACATGGAAACTGTCCATTACCAAAAAATGTCAGATGTGgaatttatttccaaatttcTTGGTCCTATCAATGCCTCTGTACATGACATTGATTTATGAATCAGGGTACACTCTCTTTGAGTTAAAGAATATTTGAGTGATGGAATAAATAGTATGGTTGACTTTTCTTTGAAAGCATGGTTTTGTAGcatttgttaaaataagattttcatAGCAGTCTAGACAATAGCTAGCATTTTGCATTGCTGGTATTATCTCTGCATAACAGAATTTTTGGTAGTATTACTAGTATAGCATTTATTTAACTTGTGATGCTTTTGTTTGAAACTTATGAGTATTCCATTTCCTACATATGCCGATGCTGTGTTGACTCTGAGTAAAAATTAATCCATTAATCTACTACCAAAGAAGTTattgaaaaaaggttttaaacctCTTAAACTAAGTTTATAAAAACATGTGTGATTTACTTACATTTTATagaaatcattcaaaatgtGGTTGTTATAGTTTAAAGACCCTTGtgatcataaaaatatattgaaagtcaatgttgttttgtttgacaGACATACATGTAATGTCTTGATCTTGTTTTAAGTTAAATGTTCATCAGGTGTAGAGTTAACTTATgacatttcttatatatttaatttaaacatgtatcatTCAACAGTTACCAGggtatgttattttaatgaatcatTCCTGCCGACTTCATTAGCTGGTCTGTTTCTTAGTCCTatctgtaactttgtcatgcacagTGTGATTTTGAAATTACCTGGCTCAGATGT
Coding sequences within:
- the LOC128209432 gene encoding uncharacterized protein LOC128209432 is translated as MEGETAIEKSVREFVFAKIQEQVWLDVAKSNTICVQSRARQGSTALAMFWLRVLRHKNNYPMPKYPYKEVYDKQGTNKVILKVDSIKITTLMRCGTLIMQGSWVLEWFLNTFPTIIEAYDAPERVRSEPSTVYKQYTESWKTLQESDALRKAETDREERIREDRSLEILEDRENIIQTDTAKAYDRMKEDKETRIKKLRQAVEAAAEESREELELMTLNVWPVDVLESQLRKLQTCCVRDGSTYIYRLWRSLLHNWLADPDRKVYIVTPFLDATRLTDICNIVIQHRIEANLDSIYVRQKCDENGFGTIQQVKKQTLDKYDAKEQMYIEYKIFSAMIYPFKRFHAKFIGCMKGNEAEVLSTSANFHGDHFDYSNMETVHYQKMSDVEFISKFLGPINASVHDIDL